One stretch of Deltaproteobacteria bacterium DNA includes these proteins:
- a CDS encoding EthD domain-containing protein, translating to MIRVNYVLKRTPGMSREEFRDYFRNVYGPLVAKHQSTLDLHRYVQSYTFLDDPVGEALRVARPEMHEPFDGTAACWWGTRDRMASALASPAGVAAIDELVECERKFVDHSGSSIFLAREVPQINPMPEDGILARSGSPVVKLIYVLHALPALGRDKCHEWWQSRHGAITRRYGAAMGFLRYIQSHSFDDPMNDALRTRRGTLAPYDGLTEVWFDRLHLADVMRNPECEGAEGFDMLLADEYKFVDLSRSSTWFSKEHVLVER from the coding sequence GTGATCCGCGTGAACTATGTCCTGAAGAGGACCCCCGGGATGTCCCGGGAGGAGTTCCGCGACTATTTCCGCAACGTCTACGGTCCGCTCGTGGCGAAGCACCAAAGCACCCTGGATCTTCACCGGTACGTCCAGTCGTACACGTTCCTCGACGATCCCGTAGGGGAGGCGCTCCGCGTCGCGAGGCCGGAGATGCACGAGCCTTTCGACGGAACCGCCGCCTGCTGGTGGGGGACCCGGGATCGGATGGCCTCCGCCCTGGCCTCTCCCGCGGGCGTGGCGGCCATCGATGAATTGGTGGAATGCGAGCGGAAGTTCGTCGATCATTCCGGATCGTCCATCTTCCTCGCCAGGGAAGTTCCGCAGATCAACCCCATGCCGGAGGACGGAATCCTCGCCCGGAGCGGGAGTCCCGTCGTCAAGCTGATATACGTCCTCCACGCCCTCCCGGCCCTCGGACGGGACAAGTGCCACGAATGGTGGCAGTCGCGCCACGGAGCGATCACGCGTCGCTACGGCGCGGCCATGGGGTTCCTCCGCTACATCCAGAGCCACTCTTTCGACGATCCGATGAACGACGCCCTGAGGACCCGCCGGGGCACCCTGGCGCCGTACGACGGACTGACGGAGGTCTGGTTCGACCGTCTGCACCTCGCCGACGTCATGCGGAATCCCGAGTGCGAGGGGGCGGAGGGGTTCGATATGCTTCTTGCGGACGAGTACAAGTTCGTCGACCTGTCGCGGTCCAGCACCTGGTTTTCCAAGGAGCACGTCCTGGTGGAGCGGTAG